In Candidatus Dormiibacterota bacterium, one genomic interval encodes:
- the proC gene encoding pyrroline-5-carboxylate reductase has translation MKQKGLGRIAVLGAGKLGESLIAGIIDSGLVTRDQLVATAKHAERLESLTSRLKIATTLDNAGAVRGAAVVILAVKPQAMEEVLRAIRGRVTRRQLVLSVAASVDTAFIEKRLGPRVPVVRAMPNTPCLVRQGMTAVCRGRFADAHHLEIARRIFEPLGRCIILDERHMDAVTGLSASGPAYIYVVIESLAEGGVKVGLPRDVATILAAQMVLGASSMVLQTGEHPAKLKDIVTTPAGCTIDGLLELEEGGLRVTLIKAVVRATRRAAELIHG, from the coding sequence ATGAAACAGAAGGGTTTGGGCCGGATCGCCGTCCTGGGCGCGGGGAAGCTCGGCGAGAGTCTGATCGCCGGGATCATCGACTCCGGACTGGTCACACGCGATCAGCTTGTCGCCACGGCCAAGCACGCGGAGCGCCTGGAATCGCTGACATCGCGCCTGAAGATCGCGACGACTCTCGACAACGCCGGCGCCGTGCGGGGGGCGGCGGTCGTCATCCTGGCGGTGAAGCCGCAGGCGATGGAGGAAGTTCTGCGTGCGATCCGAGGGCGGGTGACGCGCCGGCAGCTCGTCCTGTCGGTCGCCGCTTCGGTCGACACGGCCTTCATCGAGAAGCGGCTCGGCCCGCGCGTGCCGGTCGTGCGCGCCATGCCGAACACGCCGTGTCTCGTGCGCCAGGGGATGACGGCCGTGTGCCGCGGGCGCTTCGCGGACGCCCACCACCTCGAGATCGCCCGCCGCATCTTCGAGCCGCTGGGGCGCTGCATCATCCTGGACGAGCGTCACATGGATGCGGTGACGGGGTTGTCGGCCTCGGGGCCCGCGTACATCTACGTGGTCATCGAGTCGCTCGCCGAAGGGGGCGTCAAGGTGGGGCTGCCGCGCGACGTGGCCACCATCCTGGCCGCCCAGATGGTCCTGGGGGCGTCCTCGATGGTGCTGCAGACGGGCGAGCATCCCGCCAAGCTGAAGGACATCGTCACGACACCCGCCGGGTGTACGATCGACGGGCTCCTGGAGTTGGAGGAGGGAGGGCTGCGCGTGACCCTCATCAAGGCCGTGGTCCGCGCGACCCGCAGGGCGGCCGAGCTGATCCACGGCTGA
- a CDS encoding glycosyltransferase family 39 protein, translating into MAKEQPSIQNETGAPGGGDPWEKRAGPAALALLALLALQGLLFIGESSQTSDEAVHIAAGYSYLESADFRLNPEHPPLIKEWAALPLLLLRLQFPWGPLWDQAEEWNIGRIFVHENRIPNDMILLVGRLQVLILSGLLGWFLFRWGRALFGARGALLALALYVLDPNVVAHSSLVTTDLGVTLFIFLAVYALWAWSERPGPARVLWCGLAVGGAFASKFTSFWLLPILLLLLVVLFALRTPLSSRSRVLPLLVLAACVAVVAFAVVAVTYAGVGMKAYVVGLERGLHHSGMGHKAYMMGQYSEDGWWYYFLYAYLVKTPIGTLLIVAASIAAFLLGRRGRLKDELFVGIPIVVLVLITCLWKVNIGLRHLLPVYPFLYLAAGRLLAPPGGAAARRPRAAWAIASGVLACLAWNVVEAASIAPYHLAYFNELVGGPRQGHLYLLDSNLDWGQSSKALRRYVESENLPIIYCAYSGNGDPWYYGVRYQYAPGSGNLDNAKERPVRVPDGLPREVLAVSAMVLHSVHFSDTEVWAPLRRQKPIAMPGYSYFVFDITRNADAHAYIAALYLSFGMDDLADYEAHRTLRLDPKSAVALAVLDKLKEKTAPPGAPGG; encoded by the coding sequence ATGGCGAAAGAACAGCCGAGTATCCAGAACGAGACCGGGGCTCCGGGCGGCGGCGACCCCTGGGAGAAGCGCGCCGGTCCGGCCGCACTGGCTCTCCTGGCGCTCCTCGCCCTGCAGGGCCTTCTGTTCATCGGCGAGTCGTCGCAGACGAGCGACGAAGCGGTGCACATCGCCGCCGGCTACTCGTACCTCGAGAGCGCGGATTTCCGCCTCAATCCCGAGCATCCGCCGCTCATCAAGGAGTGGGCGGCGCTGCCCCTCCTCCTGCTCCGCCTGCAGTTTCCCTGGGGACCGCTCTGGGACCAGGCGGAGGAATGGAACATCGGGCGGATCTTCGTTCACGAGAACCGGATCCCGAACGACATGATCCTTTTGGTCGGGAGGCTGCAGGTCCTGATCCTGTCCGGTCTGCTCGGATGGTTCCTGTTCCGCTGGGGCCGGGCCCTGTTCGGCGCGCGCGGCGCCCTTCTCGCCCTGGCGCTCTACGTCCTCGACCCGAACGTCGTGGCGCACTCGTCGCTCGTCACGACCGACCTCGGTGTGACCCTGTTCATATTTCTCGCCGTCTACGCGCTGTGGGCCTGGTCGGAGCGACCCGGCCCGGCGCGTGTCCTGTGGTGCGGTCTGGCGGTCGGCGGCGCCTTCGCGTCGAAATTCACCTCCTTCTGGCTGCTGCCGATTCTCCTCCTCCTGCTCGTGGTCCTGTTCGCGCTGCGCACGCCGCTCTCCTCCCGGTCCCGGGTCCTCCCCCTGCTCGTCCTGGCGGCGTGCGTGGCCGTCGTCGCGTTCGCGGTCGTCGCGGTCACCTATGCGGGCGTGGGCATGAAGGCCTACGTCGTCGGCCTGGAGCGCGGTCTTCATCACTCCGGAATGGGACACAAGGCCTACATGATGGGTCAGTACTCCGAGGACGGATGGTGGTACTACTTTCTCTATGCCTACCTGGTCAAGACACCGATCGGGACCCTTCTCATCGTGGCCGCCTCGATCGCGGCCTTTCTCCTGGGCCGGCGGGGCCGTCTCAAGGACGAGCTCTTCGTGGGGATCCCGATCGTCGTTCTCGTGCTGATCACCTGTCTGTGGAAGGTGAATATCGGTCTGAGGCATCTCCTGCCGGTCTATCCATTTCTGTACCTCGCCGCCGGACGGCTCCTGGCGCCGCCGGGCGGGGCGGCGGCGCGCCGGCCCCGTGCGGCATGGGCGATCGCCTCGGGGGTCCTCGCCTGCCTGGCGTGGAACGTGGTCGAGGCGGCGAGCATCGCCCCCTACCACCTCGCCTACTTCAACGAGCTGGTGGGCGGACCGCGCCAGGGTCACCTCTATCTGCTCGACTCGAACCTCGACTGGGGACAGTCGTCGAAGGCGCTGCGCCGGTACGTGGAGTCCGAGAACCTGCCGATCATCTACTGCGCCTACTCGGGAAACGGCGACCCCTGGTACTACGGCGTGCGCTACCAGTACGCCCCCGGGTCGGGGAACCTGGACAACGCCAAGGAGCGGCCCGTGCGGGTTCCGGATGGCCTGCCGCGCGAGGTCCTGGCGGTGAGCGCCATGGTCCTGCACTCGGTGCATTTCAGCGACACCGAGGTGTGGGCCCCCCTGCGCCGGCAGAAGCCGATCGCCATGCCCGGATACTCCTACTTCGTCTTCGACATCACCCGCAACGCCGACGCCCACGCTTACATCGCCGCGCTCTACCTGAGCTTCGGGATGGACGATCTGGCCGACTACGAGGCCCACCGCACGCTACGGCTCGACCCGAAGAGCGCCGTGGCGCTCGCCGTCCTGGACAAGCTTAAGGAGAAGACGGCACCGCCCGGCGCGCCCGGCGGTTAG
- a CDS encoding TolC family protein, which produces MKTFLPVLLAVLPALSTAAGAPDKPVSADLADLLRQAESSSPAIRAAEARALAARRGPSQAQAPPDPEVSLSYLNDGISRFTLGQSEFSTLSITWTQEFRYPGKLAGAGEVATLDAERAGKEFERARLLVAAAVKTAYAELYRLDRTRSILEESRSVLETFSQSARKRYEVGEGIQESVLKAQTAVLRLEAEIARVEQDRRTAEVGLNAVVGRAADLPVGEATFLPEGTLPADEMDLAEIAVTASPEVATLDTAERRQEAKLRLARLDLRPDFIWSASYQNRDGLDPMVMGSFGVRLPLHRDRKQAQAVAQEESELLAARQDLAGGKVRTRASVLELVSRVRRADRLLFLLGQGVLPQAESTLESARASYSSGRIGFLDVLDDLRALLNDRIEIATQEAERMQALSALEPLLVRELIHIPAADAEAGGPRALDR; this is translated from the coding sequence ATGAAAACTTTCCTGCCGGTTCTGCTGGCGGTCCTGCCCGCGCTGAGCACGGCGGCCGGGGCCCCGGACAAACCCGTCTCCGCGGACCTGGCGGACCTGCTCCGCCAAGCGGAGTCGTCGAGCCCGGCGATCCGGGCCGCGGAGGCGCGGGCCCTGGCCGCCCGCCGGGGGCCGTCCCAGGCGCAGGCGCCCCCCGATCCGGAGGTCAGCCTGTCGTACCTCAACGATGGGATCTCGCGCTTCACTCTCGGTCAGAGCGAGTTCTCCACCCTGTCGATCACCTGGACCCAGGAGTTTCGTTACCCCGGGAAACTGGCGGGCGCCGGTGAGGTCGCCACCCTGGACGCGGAGCGGGCGGGGAAGGAATTCGAACGCGCGCGACTGCTGGTCGCGGCCGCCGTCAAGACCGCCTACGCCGAGTTGTACCGGCTCGATCGGACGCGCTCCATCCTCGAGGAGAGCCGCTCGGTGCTCGAGACGTTCTCGCAGTCGGCCCGGAAGCGTTACGAGGTCGGCGAGGGGATCCAGGAGAGCGTCCTCAAGGCGCAGACCGCGGTCCTGCGCCTCGAGGCCGAGATCGCCCGCGTTGAGCAGGACCGGAGGACGGCCGAGGTCGGCTTGAACGCCGTCGTCGGCCGCGCCGCCGACCTGCCGGTCGGTGAGGCCACTTTTCTTCCGGAAGGAACCCTGCCCGCCGACGAGATGGATCTGGCCGAGATCGCCGTGACCGCGTCGCCGGAAGTCGCGACCCTTGACACGGCGGAACGGCGCCAGGAAGCGAAACTCCGGTTGGCGCGCCTCGACCTGCGACCCGATTTCATCTGGTCGGCTTCCTACCAGAATCGCGACGGCCTCGATCCGATGGTCATGGGATCGTTCGGCGTTCGCCTGCCGCTGCACAGAGACAGGAAGCAGGCGCAGGCGGTGGCGCAGGAAGAATCCGAGCTCCTGGCGGCGCGTCAGGACCTGGCCGGCGGCAAGGTGCGCACGCGCGCCTCTGTCCTCGAACTTGTCTCGCGCGTCAGGCGCGCCGATCGCCTGCTCTTCCTCCTCGGGCAGGGTGTGCTCCCGCAGGCCGAAAGCACCCTGGAGTCGGCGCGAGCGTCGTATTCCTCGGGGCGGATCGGCTTTCTCGACGTGCTCGACGACCTCAGAGCGCTTCTGAACGATCGCATCGAGATCGCGACCCAGGAAGCGGAGCGGATGCAGGCCCTCTCCGCGCTCGAGCCGCTTCTGGTTCGCGAGCTCATCCACATTCCGGCGGCTGACGCCGAGGCGGGAGGTCCCCGTGCCCTCGACCGCTAG
- a CDS encoding CusA/CzcA family heavy metal efflux RND transporter: MVERIIEFSAHNKFIVLVLTVVAVGMALYAMQNVPLDAIPDLSDTQVIVYSRWDRSPDIMEDQVTYPIITALLGAPKVKSIRGLSDFGFSYVYIIFQDGTDIYWARSRTLEYLSKIMPRLPEGVRTELGPDATGVGWVYQYALVDRKGLHDLAELRSFQDWYLRYWLQSVPGVAEVVSIGGFQKQYQVNVDPNALLAMKVPLQRVIEAIRQGNNDVGGRLVEFSGAEYMVRGRGYARSVSDLENIVVGGNDRGTPVLVRDVARVALGPDIRRGVVDLDGQGDTVGGIVVMRSGENALNVIHRVKEKIESVRPSLLPGVELVTTYDRSELIQRSIDTLKEELLLEMIIVSLVILVFLWHIPSAIVPIVTIPVSVVLAFIPMYFMGLTSNIMSLSGIAISIGVLVDGAIVEVENAYKKLQLWVASGRVADFHRVRLDALKEVGPSVFYSLLVIAVAFMPIFTLVDQEGRLFKPLAYTKTLAMAIAAVLAVTLDPAMRMLFTRMDRMDFRPRWLSRLTHQVVVGTYHPEEKHPISRILFRVYEPACRLVLEFPKTTIASALILVVLTIPVYVLLGSEFMPPLDEGSLLYMPTTMPGLSVTEAEKLLKTMDALIVEVPEVERVFGKAGRADTSTDPAPLSMFETTILLKPHDEWRKRPRFYSRWPEFLQAPLRHIWWDRINREDLVDELDRKLRFPGVPNIWTMPIKNRTDMLSTGIRTPVGIKIFGSDLAVIERIGAEVEGVVRSVRGTRSVFAERTAGGYFLDFDLKREALARYGLTIQDAQMVIQSAIGGETITTTVEGRERYTVNVRYAPELRDSLDRLQRVMVPTMSGAQIPLGQIADIRLTSGPAMIRDENGLLAGYVYVDVAGRDIGGYVEEARRAVADRVRVPTGYALQWSGQYENMLHVRERLKIVVPITLCLIFILLYLNMKSAVKAGIVMLAVPFSLVGAVWLLYLLGYNVSVAVGVGMIALMGLDAETGVFMLLFLDLAYDDAVRAGRMRTRGDLREAIVHGAVKRIRPKMMTVTAAFMGLMPIMWSLGTGADMMKRVVAPMVGGLATSFILELLVYPPIYEIWKWRHLRGAARSYP; the protein is encoded by the coding sequence ATGGTCGAGCGCATCATCGAGTTCTCGGCGCACAACAAGTTCATCGTTCTGGTGCTGACGGTCGTGGCCGTCGGCATGGCGCTGTACGCCATGCAGAACGTCCCCCTCGATGCCATTCCCGATCTGTCGGACACCCAGGTCATCGTTTACTCGCGCTGGGACAGAAGCCCGGACATCATGGAGGACCAGGTCACCTATCCGATCATCACCGCACTTCTGGGGGCGCCGAAGGTCAAGTCGATCCGTGGCCTGTCGGACTTCGGATTCTCGTACGTCTACATCATCTTCCAGGACGGGACCGACATCTACTGGGCGCGCAGCCGGACGCTCGAGTACCTGAGCAAGATCATGCCGCGTCTGCCCGAGGGGGTGCGCACCGAGCTGGGGCCGGACGCCACCGGTGTCGGGTGGGTCTATCAGTACGCCCTGGTCGATCGGAAAGGTCTCCACGACCTCGCCGAACTGCGCTCCTTCCAGGACTGGTACCTGCGCTACTGGCTGCAAAGCGTTCCCGGCGTCGCCGAAGTCGTTTCGATCGGCGGCTTCCAGAAACAGTATCAGGTGAACGTCGACCCGAACGCCCTCCTGGCGATGAAGGTCCCTCTGCAGCGCGTGATCGAGGCGATCCGTCAGGGGAACAACGATGTCGGCGGCCGGCTGGTGGAGTTCTCGGGCGCGGAGTACATGGTCCGCGGACGCGGTTACGCGCGCTCCGTCTCGGACCTCGAGAACATCGTGGTGGGGGGAAACGACCGTGGGACGCCGGTTCTGGTGCGGGACGTGGCGCGGGTGGCCCTCGGCCCGGACATCCGCCGGGGCGTGGTGGACCTCGACGGCCAGGGGGACACGGTGGGCGGGATCGTCGTCATGCGCAGCGGCGAGAACGCGCTCAACGTCATCCACAGGGTGAAGGAGAAAATCGAGAGCGTCCGTCCCTCTCTTCTCCCCGGGGTCGAGCTGGTGACGACCTACGACCGCTCCGAGCTCATCCAGCGCTCCATCGACACTCTCAAGGAAGAGCTGCTGCTGGAGATGATCATCGTCAGCCTGGTCATCCTGGTCTTCCTGTGGCACATCCCTTCCGCCATCGTGCCGATCGTCACGATCCCGGTTTCGGTCGTGCTGGCCTTCATCCCGATGTATTTCATGGGACTCACCTCGAACATCATGTCCCTGTCCGGGATCGCGATCTCGATCGGCGTCCTGGTGGACGGCGCCATCGTCGAGGTCGAGAACGCCTACAAGAAGCTGCAGCTCTGGGTGGCCTCCGGGCGCGTGGCGGACTTCCACCGGGTGCGGCTGGACGCGCTCAAGGAGGTCGGCCCGTCGGTCTTCTACTCTCTTCTGGTCATCGCCGTGGCCTTCATGCCGATCTTCACGCTGGTCGACCAGGAGGGGCGCCTGTTCAAGCCGCTCGCCTACACCAAGACCCTCGCCATGGCGATCGCGGCCGTCCTCGCGGTCACGCTCGATCCGGCGATGCGGATGCTGTTCACGCGCATGGACAGGATGGACTTCCGGCCGCGCTGGCTCTCGCGGCTGACGCACCAGGTCGTGGTCGGCACCTACCACCCGGAGGAGAAGCACCCGATCAGCCGGATCCTGTTCAGGGTTTACGAGCCGGCCTGCCGTCTGGTCCTGGAATTCCCGAAGACCACGATCGCGTCGGCGCTGATCCTGGTCGTCCTGACGATACCCGTGTACGTCCTCCTGGGGTCCGAGTTCATGCCGCCGCTCGACGAGGGGTCGCTCCTCTACATGCCGACGACCATGCCGGGATTGTCGGTCACCGAGGCGGAGAAACTCTTGAAGACGATGGACGCCCTCATCGTCGAGGTGCCTGAGGTGGAGCGCGTGTTCGGGAAGGCGGGCCGCGCCGACACATCGACCGACCCCGCACCCCTGTCGATGTTCGAGACCACCATCCTCCTCAAGCCGCACGATGAGTGGCGCAAGAGACCACGCTTCTACTCCCGCTGGCCGGAATTCCTGCAGGCACCCCTGCGTCACATCTGGTGGGACCGGATCAACCGGGAGGATCTGGTCGACGAGCTGGACCGGAAGCTGCGCTTCCCCGGCGTGCCCAACATCTGGACGATGCCGATCAAGAACCGGACCGACATGCTCAGCACGGGCATCCGCACGCCCGTCGGCATCAAGATCTTCGGTTCGGACCTGGCGGTGATCGAGCGGATCGGCGCCGAGGTGGAGGGCGTCGTCAGGTCTGTGCGGGGGACGCGCAGCGTCTTCGCGGAACGTACGGCGGGCGGCTACTTCCTCGATTTCGACTTGAAGCGGGAGGCGCTGGCGCGCTATGGCCTGACGATCCAGGACGCCCAGATGGTGATCCAGTCCGCCATAGGCGGCGAGACCATCACGACGACGGTCGAGGGGCGCGAGCGTTATACCGTGAACGTCCGCTATGCCCCGGAGTTGCGGGACAGCCTGGACCGCCTGCAGCGGGTCATGGTGCCGACGATGTCGGGGGCGCAGATCCCGCTCGGCCAGATCGCCGACATCCGGTTGACTTCAGGGCCGGCCATGATCCGCGACGAGAACGGATTGCTCGCCGGATACGTCTACGTCGACGTCGCCGGCCGTGACATCGGCGGGTACGTCGAGGAGGCACGGCGCGCCGTCGCGGACAGGGTCCGGGTCCCGACCGGATACGCCCTCCAATGGAGCGGACAGTACGAGAACATGCTCCACGTGAGGGAGCGTCTGAAGATCGTCGTGCCGATCACCCTCTGCCTGATCTTCATCCTCCTGTACCTGAACATGAAATCGGCGGTGAAGGCGGGGATCGTGATGCTCGCGGTGCCGTTCTCGCTCGTCGGCGCGGTGTGGCTCCTGTACCTGCTCGGCTACAACGTTTCGGTCGCGGTCGGTGTCGGGATGATCGCCCTGATGGGCCTCGACGCCGAGACCGGCGTCTTCATGCTCCTGTTTCTCGACCTCGCTTACGACGACGCGGTCCGTGCCGGGAGGATGCGGACGCGCGGGGACCTGCGCGAGGCGATCGTCCACGGCGCGGTGAAGCGCATCCGTCCGAAGATGATGACCGTGACGGCGGCGTTCATGGGCCTCATGCCGATCATGTGGTCGCTCGGGACCGGGGCCGACATGATGAAGCGCGTGGTCGCCCCGATGGTGGGCGGATTGGCCACCAGCTTCATCCTCGAGCTGCTCGTCTACCCGCCGATTTATGAGATCTGGAAGTGGCGTCACCTGCGTGGCGCAGCCAGGAGCTACCCGTGA
- a CDS encoding glycosyltransferase family 39 protein — protein MTRRSAGQGHPLLLWLLLAVFFLQMITASPIKSPTFDEPAHIGAGLSYWTMRDFRVNPQHPPLLKELGALPLVLTGARFPMTRADWDNVGDPPPVFFQWQLGRDVIFGNNPNSVMFRARLPFILLAVLLGGLIFAWGRRLLGATAATGALLLYVFDPNILAHAPLVATDSGFAAFTVLSLFALWWYLNHRSPKRLVLCGLALGLMLATKFSALILLPVALALLILATRWIPAEAPIRSSSLVDPFASEDGGQRLVWCVYAFLAMAVLAALVIEAVYLFPRNPFLYVEGVRRINADHDPTYQAFMAGAFKPHFLTYYLVCYLVKEPLPAIALAAIGGWAVLRRGALPDMDRAFLFLPPLALFLAYSIYSDNLGFRYLIPVLPFLHLAGGAGLAFLVREGGVWRRAVAAVLSVWAVVAGTAIYPDHLSYFNELACVTEPSRLGLDGGWRCGPRWLDDSNVDWGQGMKQLRTWLAAHPPQGPLRLGYFGSIRPETYGVEAMGVRVDDLLAPPQPGVYVLSAHILARARARLRELHGDGPENWLLHARLSAIVGHAYYVYDIPETPGR, from the coding sequence ATGACGAGGCGTTCCGCGGGTCAGGGGCACCCGCTGCTGCTGTGGCTGTTGCTCGCCGTTTTCTTCCTGCAGATGATCACGGCCAGTCCGATCAAGTCCCCGACCTTCGATGAGCCGGCGCACATCGGCGCCGGTCTGTCGTACTGGACGATGCGCGACTTCAGGGTCAACCCGCAGCATCCGCCCCTCCTCAAGGAGCTGGGCGCGTTGCCGCTCGTCCTGACCGGAGCCCGTTTTCCCATGACGCGAGCGGACTGGGACAACGTCGGCGACCCGCCGCCGGTGTTCTTCCAGTGGCAGCTCGGCCGCGATGTCATCTTCGGGAACAATCCGAACAGCGTGATGTTCCGGGCGCGTCTGCCGTTCATCCTGCTGGCGGTCCTGCTCGGCGGCCTGATCTTCGCCTGGGGCAGGAGACTCCTGGGAGCGACGGCGGCGACCGGCGCGCTCCTCCTGTATGTCTTCGATCCGAACATCCTGGCGCACGCTCCGCTGGTCGCCACGGACTCCGGGTTCGCCGCGTTCACGGTCCTGTCCCTGTTCGCGCTGTGGTGGTATCTCAATCACCGCAGCCCGAAGCGTCTCGTCCTGTGCGGCCTCGCTCTGGGGCTGATGCTCGCGACCAAGTTTTCGGCGTTGATCCTCCTGCCGGTGGCGCTGGCGCTCCTGATCCTGGCGACACGGTGGATCCCGGCCGAGGCGCCGATCCGATCCTCGAGTCTGGTCGACCCGTTCGCCTCGGAGGACGGCGGTCAGCGGCTCGTCTGGTGCGTCTATGCGTTCCTGGCGATGGCTGTCCTGGCGGCGCTCGTCATCGAGGCCGTCTACCTCTTCCCGCGCAACCCGTTCCTGTACGTCGAAGGGGTCCGCCGCATCAACGCCGACCACGACCCGACGTATCAGGCGTTCATGGCCGGCGCCTTCAAGCCGCACTTCCTGACCTACTACCTCGTCTGCTACCTCGTGAAGGAGCCGCTGCCGGCGATAGCACTGGCCGCGATCGGGGGGTGGGCGGTGCTGCGCCGCGGAGCGCTGCCGGACATGGACCGTGCCTTCCTGTTCCTCCCGCCGCTGGCCCTCTTCCTCGCCTATTCGATCTACTCGGACAATCTCGGCTTCCGCTACCTCATCCCGGTGCTCCCTTTTCTGCATCTGGCCGGGGGCGCGGGTCTCGCCTTCCTGGTGCGGGAGGGGGGCGTCTGGCGAAGGGCCGTCGCCGCAGTCCTGTCGGTCTGGGCGGTCGTGGCGGGGACCGCCATCTACCCCGATCACCTGTCATACTTCAACGAGCTGGCCTGCGTGACGGAGCCGTCGCGTCTCGGCCTCGACGGCGGCTGGCGCTGCGGTCCGCGCTGGCTCGACGACAGCAACGTCGACTGGGGACAGGGGATGAAGCAGTTGAGAACGTGGCTCGCCGCCCATCCGCCGCAGGGTCCGCTGCGGCTCGGCTACTTCGGCAGCATCCGTCCCGAGACCTACGGTGTTGAGGCGATGGGGGTGCGGGTGGACGACCTGCTCGCGCCTCCCCAGCCGGGCGTCTACGTCCTGAGCGCCCACATCCTGGCCCGGGCGCGCGCCCGACTGCGCGAGCTGCACGGTGACGGACCGGAGAACTGGCTGCTGCACGCCCGGCTGTCGGCGATCGTCGGGCACGCCTACTATGTCTACGACATCCCGGAGACGCCGGGGCGATGA
- a CDS encoding efflux RND transporter periplasmic adaptor subunit — protein sequence MPSTARYRFASIVVAFILGGLTAVGVASLYRGRHQSGLVASSGVKAVYHCPMHPSMQSDRPADCPICGMRMVPVETAGATRAPMPKRVIYRSTMNPSEVSDKPGKDSMGMEMVPVEMQEQPEETPRVEGHAVVSIPATRQRLIGVRTQVVEKAPFIREIRALGRVAVDETRLHHVHTKVGGWIETLYAHATGEKVVQGQPLLSIYSPELVASQEEFLVALRGRNALGEGVPPEAVQRADELLESARRRLLLLDLTPGQIHHLTETGEASRDLTLYAPMSGYVLARNVTHGERIEANTALLDIADLSRVWVLAAVYEYEVPFVKVGQPATMTLSYLPGKVLRGRVGLVYPVLDAATRTVQVRLEFPNPGLQLKPEMYADVELESDLGQRLIVPETAVLATGTRDIVFVDRGDGAFEPREVRLGLRLPEAVEVLAGLAEGERIVTSGNFLVDSESRLKAALESAARPAPLASPEGGTKEP from the coding sequence GTGCCCTCGACCGCTAGGTACCGCTTCGCCTCGATCGTCGTGGCCTTCATTCTCGGCGGGCTGACGGCTGTCGGCGTGGCCTCGCTCTACCGGGGCCGCCACCAGTCGGGCCTGGTCGCTTCGTCCGGCGTGAAGGCCGTCTATCACTGCCCGATGCACCCGAGCATGCAGTCCGACCGGCCGGCCGATTGTCCGATCTGCGGCATGCGGATGGTTCCAGTGGAGACGGCGGGGGCCACGCGCGCGCCGATGCCCAAGAGAGTGATCTACCGATCCACGATGAACCCTTCTGAAGTCTCGGACAAACCGGGCAAGGATTCGATGGGAATGGAGATGGTGCCGGTCGAGATGCAGGAGCAGCCGGAGGAGACACCGCGGGTCGAGGGGCACGCGGTCGTGTCGATCCCGGCGACCAGGCAGCGACTCATCGGCGTCAGGACGCAGGTGGTCGAGAAGGCTCCCTTCATCCGCGAGATTCGCGCGCTGGGACGGGTCGCGGTCGACGAGACCCGTCTGCATCACGTCCACACCAAGGTCGGCGGCTGGATCGAGACGCTCTACGCCCACGCCACAGGCGAGAAGGTCGTCCAGGGACAGCCTCTCCTGAGCATCTACAGCCCCGAGCTCGTTGCGTCGCAGGAGGAGTTCCTCGTCGCCCTCAGGGGCCGGAATGCCCTGGGGGAGGGGGTGCCTCCGGAGGCCGTGCAGCGGGCTGACGAGCTCCTCGAGAGCGCCCGCCGACGTCTGCTTCTCCTGGACCTGACGCCGGGGCAGATCCACCACCTCACCGAGACCGGGGAGGCATCGCGGGACCTCACCCTGTACGCCCCCATGTCCGGATACGTTCTGGCGCGCAATGTCACGCACGGCGAGCGGATTGAGGCGAATACGGCGCTCCTCGACATCGCCGACCTGTCGCGGGTCTGGGTGCTGGCGGCCGTCTACGAATACGAGGTCCCGTTCGTGAAGGTGGGACAGCCTGCGACCATGACACTTTCCTATCTGCCCGGGAAGGTACTGCGCGGTCGCGTGGGGCTGGTTTATCCGGTCCTCGACGCGGCCACGCGGACGGTGCAGGTCCGCCTCGAGTTTCCCAATCCCGGTCTGCAGCTGAAACCCGAGATGTACGCCGACGTGGAGCTCGAGAGCGACCTGGGACAAAGGCTGATCGTCCCCGAGACGGCGGTCCTTGCCACAGGCACGCGGGACATCGTCTTCGTGGATCGTGGCGACGGAGCGTTCGAGCCGCGCGAGGTCCGCCTCGGGCTGCGTCTGCCGGAGGCCGTCGAGGTTCTGGCGGGGCTGGCCGAGGGGGAACGGATCGTGACCTCGGGCAATTTCCTGGTCGATTCAGAGTCGCGCCTCAAGGCGGCCCTGGAGAGTGCGGCCCGGCCCGCCCCGTTGGCGTCGCCGGAGGGCGGGACGAAGGAGCCGTGA